The Haloprofundus salinisoli region CTCGGCCAGGTCGGTCGTATCCCGCAGCGGCAGCACGTCGTGATAGGTCACGCCGCCGTACTCGCGGGGTCGGGTCTCGCGCAGGCCGAAGTTGAGGAGAATGCCCCGCTTGACCCACTCGTTGGCCTCCCACGAGTCGAGCGAGGAACCGGTCTTCTCGGCCGCCCGAACCTCGCCGGCTTCGAGCGTGTCGAGGAACACGTCGAGCGTGTCCAGTTCGTCGCCGCCGGCCGTCTCGGCGTCTATCTCGTCGTCGTCGTAGCGCTGCCACAGGTCGTCGATGTCGGATTCGAGTGTCGTCATTGTGAACCTCCGATTACGTCAGAAAAGTCGTACCGACCGGCCTCGCGGCCGGCGAGCCACACCGCCGCGTCGAGCGCTCCCGCGGCGAAAACGCCGCGAGAGCCGGCGCGGTGAGTGAGCGAAAGCACCTCGTGGTTGCCGGCGAGCAGTACCTCGTGTTCGCCGGTCACGTCGCCGGCGCGGCGCGCGTGGACGCCGATTTCGCCGGCTTCTCTCGGTTGGTCGCCCTCGCGGCCGTGGACGCGCCCCGTCGTCTCGCGTTCGGCCTCGATGTCGTCGAGGAGGGTGTTGGCCGTCCCGCTCGGGGCGTCGCGCTTGCCGTTGTGGTGGGTCTCCGTCACCTCGATATCGTAGCCCGGAAGCGCGGAGACCGCCTCGCGGACGGCGCGGCGAAGTCCCGCGACGCCGCGCGAGAAGTTCGCCGCCTTCAGGAGCGGAACCGACTCGCTCGCGTCCTCGAGCGCCGACTCCTGTTCCTCGGAGAAGCCGGTCGTGCCGACGACGACGGGGACGTCGGCTTCGACGCAGGCGGCGACGTACTCGACGCTCGACTCGGGGCCGGTGAAGTCGACGAGCGCGTCCGGGTCGCGTTCTGCGAGCAGCGGCGGCAGGTCGGCCGCGCCTTCGACCGCGTCGTCCGCGTCCGCGCCGCTGCGCGCGACGGCGAGCACGAGGTCGACGTCGTCGCGGTCGGCGGCCAACTCGCGCAGTTCGCCGCCCATCCGACCCGTCGCGCCGGTGATGGCGACGCGGACCGGTCGGTCTCGTCCTCCGTCGCCGCCCGCGCTCATCTGCTCGTCGCCTCCGCTTCCCGCGCTTGGAGGCCGTCGAGCAGTTCTCGCAGGCGGTCGCGGTGCTCCTCGGAGAGCCGCGTCAGCGGCGCGCGCAGGTCGGCGGGACCGTAGCCGCGCATCTCCATCGCCTCCTTCACCGGGATGGGGTTCGTCTCGACGAACAGCTGCCGGGTGAGTTCGCCAAGTTCGTGGTGAATCTCGCGGGCGCGGGCGTAGTCGTCGTCGAGCGCCGCCGAGACGAGTTCGACGGTCCGCTCGGGTTCGACGTTGGCGACGACGCTGATGGTTCCGGTGCCGCCGACCGAGAGGACGGGCAGGGTGAGTCCGTCGTCGCCCGACAGCACCGAGAACGCCTCGTCTCGGGTGCGCTCGACGAGTTCGGAGATCTGATTCAGGTCGCCGCTGGCGGCCTTGTAGGCGGCGACGTTCTCGTGGCGAGCGAGTTCGGCGACGGTGTCGACGGTCATGTTTCGGCCGGTTCGGGAGGGGACGTTGTAGACGATCTGCGGCACGTCCACCTCGTCGGCGATGGTGCGGTAGTGCTCCAGCATCCCGGCGGGTTCCGGCTTGTTGTAGTACGGCGAGATGAGAAGAAGCGCGTCCGCGCCGGCGTCCGCGGAGCGCCGCGAGAGTTCGAGCGCCTCGCGCGTCGAGTTCGAGCCGGAGCCGGCGATAACTGGTACGTCGACGGCGTCGACGACGGCCTCGACCACTTCGACGTGTTCGTCGTGGGTGAGCGTCGCGCTCTCGCCCGTCGAGCCGACGGGGACGAGCCCCGCGACCCCGGCGGCTTCGAGGCGTCGGGCGTCGGTCTGCAGTTGTTCGAAGTCGATGCGTCCTTCCGAGGTGAACGGCGTGGTCATCGCCGGGTACACCCCGCGGAACTGGTCGGTTGTCATTGGTGCTGTGTGGTGTCGAGAGAGACGGTAGTGTATCGGTGCGCGTCGAGGCTCACCCGGGACGGGGTCGCCACCCCCGCCGCGAGCAATCAGTACGCGCGTTTTTTCAGAAGAGTCGGCGGCGTCGCTGTCGCGGGGCGCGTCCCGAACGCGACGACCGAGTGGGTCACGTTCCCACCAAGGGTGTCTGCGAGATTTATACCTTACGTCGTGTGCTAATCCTGCCGTTCGCCGCCGTTCGGGGGTCGATTCGGATGCGTCGGCGACGGAGTTCCGCGACACCGCCGAGAACGAGGGATTAAATCGGGGCCGTCCGAGTATGGAGTCATGACCGAGATTCACCCGAACCAGCGTGTCGCCGTCTTGGTCGACGCGCAGAACCTCTACCACACGGCACAGAGTCTCTACTCTCGAAACATCGACTACTCCTCCCTTCTCGAAAAGAGCGTGCAGGATCGAGAACTCACCCGCGCCATCTCCTACGTCATCCGCGCGGACGCCCCCGACGAGGAACGCTTCTTCGAGGCGCTCGTCGACATCGGCTTCGAGACGAAGATAAAGGACATCAAGACGTTCGGCGACGGGTCGAAGAAGGCCGACTGGGACGTCGGAATGAGCCTCGACGCCGTGACGCTGGCGAGCCACGTCGACACCATCGTCCTCTGCACCGGCGACGGCGACTTCTCTCGTCTCTGCTCGCACCTGCGCCACGAGGGCGTCCGCGCGGAAGTGATGGCGTTCAAACAGTCGACGGCCGAAGAGCTCATCGAGGCCGCAGACTCGTTCGTGGACCTCTCGGAGCGAGAGGACACGTTCCTACTCTAAGCGGCGGACGACCCCACCGCTTCGGCGCTCGCGGCGTTCCCCCGCACGTCGAGGAAAAACGCCGTCGCGAACGTCTGCTGGAACGCGAACACGACCACCGTCGAGAGGAACGCAAGACCGATGAGCGCACCGAGAACCGCCGCGGGCGGTTCGGCGACCGCCCCGGAGGCCGTCAGCGCGTCGACGGCCGAGAGCGCGAACGTCGGCAGTTGGACGGCGACGCCGATGACGACTGCCAACAGCGTGTAACCGAAGACGCTCAGCAGGTTCGACCGGACGAGGCCGTAGCTTCGCTTGAACCCGTCGACGACGCCTGCCCCCTCGACGACGATGGCGACGGTGTAGAACTGGAAGAAGAACTGAAAGAGAAACGCGACGAGGAAGACGAGCGCGAGCAAGCCGAAGAAGACGACGCCGACGCCGAGTCCGAGACCCGCTGTCGGGTCCGGCGCGAACACTCCCACGAGCGCGAACACCGCGAGAGCGGCGACCCCGAAGACGAGAAAGCCGACGAACACCAGCGCGAACTGCAGCACGTTCGCCAGCAGCAGCGTCACGTAGTTCTTCTTCCCCTCGGCGGTGAACGTCGACAGCGACGCGCGGCCGCCGAGCGCGTCCCGCGCCATGCCGACGATACCGCCGACGAAGAAGGGTGCGGCGAGGACGAGTAACAGCGACCCGACGGACCCGACGAGCGGGGCACCCAGTAGCGGCAACACGACCGCCGGAAGGGCCAGTAGCGCGTAGACGACCGCCGGGGCGAACAGCGCTGGCTGTTTCAGGACGGTTCGGAGGGACTGTGTAAACGATTGGATTACCGACACAAACCGACGTTGGATGCAGGGTGTGATAAAGATACGTGCCCGTCCGGACTCGGAAGTCGAAGCGTTTTCGCCGCCCGGCGGTCAGACCCGAGTATGAGCGATGCTGCGGACGTGGCGGATTTGCGCGTCGTCGCCGACTACCAGTTCGGCGCGGGTGCCGGCGCGGCGCTGTTTCCCGACACCGGCGACTTCGAACTCCGGCGGACGAAGAGCGGCCGTCCCCGACAGGTGTACGACGGCGACGACAGAGTCGTCTCCTACGGCGTCGACGGCCGGTTCCGCCTCGGTATCGCGGGCGGTCGTCGCCTCGTCGAGACGCTCGACGCGCCCGCCTGCCGGGTCGTCGTCGGCGACGAGAGCGAACCGTTCGTCCGCGACGGCAAGAACGTCTTCGCCAAGTTCGTCCAGGCGGTCGGCGGCGAGATTCGACAGGGCGACGAGGTGGCCGTCGTCCACGAGCGCGGAGACGTGCTGGCCGTCGGCCGCGCGGAACTGTCGGCGTCGGCGATGCTCGACTTCGAGTCGGGGATGGCCGTGAAGGTCCGAGACGGCGCGGGCGAGACGTGACTCAGAGGTACGGCGCGATGCCGAGCGCCTGCACCAGCGAGACGCCCGCGAGCAGCGACCCGAGGAGGTAACCCCCGATGGCCCCGCCGTTAAGAAGCGGCAGCCCGGCGTGGGCGCGACCTTTCGCGACGGCCCACATCAGCACGCCCAGACCCAGGAACGTGCCGACCATCGCCGAAAGCGCCGGGAGGTTGAGCGCGGGGATCGCGCCGACACCGAGCGCCGCCGCGGGCGAGAAGAAGGCCGCGCTGGCGACGAGCACCGTCGGCATCACCGCGTCGCCGAGACCGATGAAGAACGCGTCGCGTCCGGCGTCGTCGGGGGCGCTCTCCTCGGATTCCGCACCATCGCCGTCGGCGACGGGCGTCGGCTCCTCGCCGTTCTCGCGCTCGCCGTCGCCGCCCTCGTCCTCCTCGTTCTCGTGAACGTCGCTCGCGCCCGAGAAGTCGTCGTCGAGAAGCGAGTACGAAAGCGAGAGCGGAATCACCAGCACGACCGGAACTCGCAAATCCATCACGCCCTCGGCGAGACTGAGCATGTGTTTGGTGCCGTAGACGCTGATGGCGTCGTAGACGGCCAACACGGCGAGAAGGACGATAGCCGGGAGGACGCCGAAGCTGATGCCGAACAGGCCGGCCGCACCCGCGCCCATCACCACTCCCGCGGTGTCGACAACGTACCACTCGGGATAGAAATACAACGCCAGCGAGACGCCGGCGGCGAGCGCCAGCGAGAGGAGTTCGACGTAGCCCCAACCGGTTTCGACGACGAAGACGGGCGGGACGATGGCGCTGAACACGTACCACGAGAGCAGGCCGCTGCTGAACAGCACGACGGCGCGAACCGTCCACGCGGCGTCGTAGCGGAAGGCCAGAAGCATCGCGGCGGTGGCGACCAGAATCGCGCCGATGTAGACGAAACTGTTCGTCGGGTCGGAGGGGTTCTCCACGGCCTGATAGCCGGCCGCTTCGAACGTCGGGACGAGCGCGAGCGCTCCGAGTTGGACGAGGAGGAAGATGAGCGCGGCCAGGGCGGTGCCGCGGAACATGCGAGGGTCCATCGACGACCGGTTCGCACGCGGATGGTTTGGTGGTTCCGCTTGGCGGCGAGAGAGCGACCGGTCGAGAAGTGAGCGGCGGGTGACCGGTCGAGAGACGAGACGGAACGAGGCTATCGCGCGTAGAGCTTCGTGCCGACCATCGACGGGAGCTTCGCGCGGTCCTTCGGCGTCACCGCGACGTACGGGGCGTCGACGGGGCCGAACACGTCGACGATGCGGCCCGCCGACGAGAGGCTCTCGTCGACGACGCTGGTGCCGATTCGCGGGTCCTCGTCGCCCTCCCAGCGGACGATCGCGAGTCCCTGTGCCGTCCGGGAGACGGTGCCGACGCGCCGCATCAGTCGCGGAGGATGCCGACGTAGGCGGCGACGGCTTGCACGAGGTCGTTCTTGGTGGCGTCGTCGGCACCCTGCACGAGGACGCAGCCGCGGGTCTCGTACTCCCGGGAGTACGTCTTGTCGCGCTCGATGACGGCGTCGTAGCCGACCTGCTGGACGGCTTTTGCGATCTCGTCGACAGTCGGATTCTCGACGGCGGCCTTCAGCGGGACGCGTCGCCCCTTCGAGCGGGTCTTCTCGGCGTCGAGATAGGCGGGCCAGATGACGTTTTCGACCATAATCGGAGTGGACGCGCCGGCGAAAAGACGGTTGTGGTCGCCGGTCGCGGTCTGACGGTCGGGAGTCGGTCCGGTTAGCGACGCCGCATCGACAGCGCGACGGCGACTAAGGCGGCGACGGCGACGGTCACGCCGAAGCCGGGTCCGGTGGTGTCGGTCGAGTCGGCGTCGGTCGACTCGGTGTCCGTCTCACCGCCGTCGGTGACGGCGGGCGCTTCGGTTTCGGTTTCCTCATCGGTCTGCGTCGTCTCGGTCGATGCCGAGGAGTCGTCGTCGCTCTCATTGGCGGTCGTACTCGCGTTCGCCCGGAACTCCGCGCGAGAGACGAACGCCGCGTCGGCGTCGGGGTGGAAGCCTTCGGTCATGTTCTGCACCGCGTAGACGACGCTCCGCGGCGCGGGTTGGTTGAGGTAGTTCTGGTCGACGACGACGTACCGCTGGTTCTCACCGGCGGCCGTGCTGGCGTACGGTTCCGTCGTCACGTACTGCTGGCCGGCGGCCTCCGTCTGGACGAGCAGTATCTCGGGGTTCGCCTCGACGACGACCTCGTCGCTCACTTGCGGGTAGCCGCTCAGTCCTCGCTCGGCGGCGACGTTCGACCCGCCGGAGGCGTTAATCATCGCGCTGATGAACGTGTTGCCGCCGGCGACGTAGCCGCCGCCGAGCGGGTAGAGCACGGAGGGTCGTTCGGCGTCGGTCGTCGCGTTCTCGGCGGCGTCGACGTTCTGGGTCATCCACGCGTTCGCCTCGGCCGCGCCCTCGCAGTTCCCGGTGAGTTGGCCGATGAGCGTCGTCTTCTCGCGGATGTCCTCGACGGTCGTC contains the following coding sequences:
- the dapB gene encoding 4-hydroxy-tetrahydrodipicolinate reductase is translated as MSAGGDGGRDRPVRVAITGATGRMGGELRELAADRDDVDLVLAVARSGADADDAVEGAADLPPLLAERDPDALVDFTGPESSVEYVAACVEADVPVVVGTTGFSEEQESALEDASESVPLLKAANFSRGVAGLRRAVREAVSALPGYDIEVTETHHNGKRDAPSGTANTLLDDIEAERETTGRVHGREGDQPREAGEIGVHARRAGDVTGEHEVLLAGNHEVLSLTHRAGSRGVFAAGALDAAVWLAGREAGRYDFSDVIGGSQ
- the dapA gene encoding 4-hydroxy-tetrahydrodipicolinate synthase, with protein sequence MTTDQFRGVYPAMTTPFTSEGRIDFEQLQTDARRLEAAGVAGLVPVGSTGESATLTHDEHVEVVEAVVDAVDVPVIAGSGSNSTREALELSRRSADAGADALLLISPYYNKPEPAGMLEHYRTIADEVDVPQIVYNVPSRTGRNMTVDTVAELARHENVAAYKAASGDLNQISELVERTRDEAFSVLSGDDGLTLPVLSVGGTGTISVVANVEPERTVELVSAALDDDYARAREIHHELGELTRQLFVETNPIPVKEAMEMRGYGPADLRAPLTRLSEEHRDRLRELLDGLQAREAEATSR
- a CDS encoding NYN domain-containing protein, yielding MTEIHPNQRVAVLVDAQNLYHTAQSLYSRNIDYSSLLEKSVQDRELTRAISYVIRADAPDEERFFEALVDIGFETKIKDIKTFGDGSKKADWDVGMSLDAVTLASHVDTIVLCTGDGDFSRLCSHLRHEGVRAEVMAFKQSTAEELIEAADSFVDLSEREDTFLL
- a CDS encoding PUA domain-containing protein, with product MSDAADVADLRVVADYQFGAGAGAALFPDTGDFELRRTKSGRPRQVYDGDDRVVSYGVDGRFRLGIAGGRRLVETLDAPACRVVVGDESEPFVRDGKNVFAKFVQAVGGEIRQGDEVAVVHERGDVLAVGRAELSASAMLDFESGMAVKVRDGAGET
- a CDS encoding presenilin family intramembrane aspartyl protease PSH; protein product: MDPRMFRGTALAALIFLLVQLGALALVPTFEAAGYQAVENPSDPTNSFVYIGAILVATAAMLLAFRYDAAWTVRAVVLFSSGLLSWYVFSAIVPPVFVVETGWGYVELLSLALAAGVSLALYFYPEWYVVDTAGVVMGAGAAGLFGISFGVLPAIVLLAVLAVYDAISVYGTKHMLSLAEGVMDLRVPVVLVIPLSLSYSLLDDDFSGASDVHENEEDEGGDGERENGEEPTPVADGDGAESEESAPDDAGRDAFFIGLGDAVMPTVLVASAAFFSPAAALGVGAIPALNLPALSAMVGTFLGLGVLMWAVAKGRAHAGLPLLNGGAIGGYLLGSLLAGVSLVQALGIAPYL
- a CDS encoding H/ACA ribonucleoprotein complex subunit GAR1; the encoded protein is MRRVGTVSRTAQGLAIVRWEGDEDPRIGTSVVDESLSSAGRIVDVFGPVDAPYVAVTPKDRAKLPSMVGTKLYAR
- the srp19 gene encoding signal recognition particle subunit SRP19, producing MVENVIWPAYLDAEKTRSKGRRVPLKAAVENPTVDEIAKAVQQVGYDAVIERDKTYSREYETRGCVLVQGADDATKNDLVQAVAAYVGILRD
- a CDS encoding PGF-CTERM-anchored ABC transporter substrate-binding protein, coding for MRQTVSAILTTLVVLSLVAPAAATPLTGVGTADTHHGVSPAVQADCAFPFTATDATGTEVTIEERPERVTTLNPSAAQTMWEIGGEDQVVGVSQFAFYLDGAESRTNVSAAGFGVNNEKVVGTNPDLVLAPNATPVETVEALRNSGQTVFYMSEATTVEDIREKTTLIGQLTGNCEGAAEANAWMTQNVDAAENATTDAERPSVLYPLGGGYVAGGNTFISAMINASGGSNVAAERGLSGYPQVSDEVVVEANPEILLVQTEAAGQQYVTTEPYASTAAGENQRYVVVDQNYLNQPAPRSVVYAVQNMTEGFHPDADAAFVSRAEFRANASTTANESDDDSSASTETTQTDEETETEAPAVTDGGETDTESTDADSTDTTGPGFGVTVAVAALVAVALSMRRR